The segment ACCAAGGCTGACCTTCGCGGGCAAGTCAGCCACGCTGAGCCGCTTGACGGCCAAGGGTATCTTCGGCCCGGACACGGCGCGGGCGAACACGAACACGCTGTCTTGCTGATCGACCTTGGTCTTGAGCTCCGGCGCAAGGTCTACCTGCACCTGCAATGTGACCGCTTGCTGGGCAACCGCCGGTGGCACAGCTGGCGCCGCGTCCCCCAGCTCCTGTCGCGCACGAGCGATCCCGCCCTGTATGGCCTCGCGCGATGGGTCCTGCTCAGGCAGCGTCGCCACCAGGCGCTCCCAGTAGCCGATGGCGTCGGCGTAGCGCTTCTCCTCGAATGCGGCGATACCGAGCAAGCCGAGGGTCGTAACCTCCTGCGGATCGCCTTTGAGCGCCTCGTCGGTCAAAGCCTGGAGTTCCTCGCTCCACTGACGGTCATTGGCGAAGTAACGCGCCTGAGCCAACTGTCCAAGCAGCTCAGGCTGCCGCCCCGCCAGTGCGATCACCCGCTCGAATGCCTTGGCCGAGTCGGCAGGGCGCTCCTGACTCATGTAGGCGCGCCCGAGGAAGTACCACCCCTCGGCCGAATCCGGCTGGGCTTCGACGGCCTGCTCGAGACGCACGACCATCTCCTCCATCGAACGAGGTTGCTCGGAGAACTGGCGAGCCAGCAGCACCTTGTCACTGGCGCCCCAATGCAGATACAGACCGAAGCCCAGCAAGGGCACCAGAAACGCCAGGATCAGCGGCACCGCGCGTCCAAGGCGACCGCTACGCTGTGGCTCAGCCCCTTCGGTATCGCTCAGCAACTCGCGCGCAGCATCGGCCTTGCCTGCCTCGTACTGCGCCTCGGTAAGCGTACCTGCCGCGAACTGCGCGGACAGTTCGTCCAGGCGCTCCTGATAGAGCGCGACGTTCAGTGCAGTACGGTCTTCTTCGGCCTGCGCCTTGCGGCCACGCATGATCGGCAGCAACAGAATGGCAAGGGCCGCCAGCAGCAACAGGCCGGCAGCGATCCAGAAATCGGTCATGGCTCTTTCTTGTCCAGCAGGGAGGCCAGGCGCTGGCGCTCGGCTTCGGTGAGAGTTTGGGCCGCAGGCGTGCTGTCCACGCGACGGCGGCGCACGATGATGAACGCCAGCACGCCAAGCCCGAGGGTCAGCAGCGCGGCGGGCCCGTACCAGAGCAGCAGCGTGGTTTTGGTTACCGGCGGCCGATAGCGAACGAAGTCACCGTAGCGGGCAACCAGATAATCAATGATCTGGTCGTTGCTCTGGCCCTCCTCCAGCATGCGAAAGATCTCCTTGCGAAGATCCATTGCAATCGGCGCGTTTGAGTCGGCGATGTTCTGGTTCTGGCACTTGGGGCAGCGCAGCTCTTCGGTGAGCGTCCGGTAGCGCTCACGTTCGGCTTCATCACGAAACTCGTAAGTATCGATTGCACCATAGGCCACGAGACTGATGAGCAAGCCGACGAACACGGCGAGGAGCGAGCGCATCATTTTTCGTCCACCAGCGCCTGGTAAAGCGGCGCAAGCTGCTCACGCCAGACGCGCTCGTCAATCACGCCAACGAACTTGTGGCGAATGACGCCCTGCTTGTCGATCAGGAACGTCTCGGGCGCGCCGTAGACACCCAGATCGAGCCCGAGCGAGCCCTGCTCATCACGGATGTCGAGCTGGTAAGGATTGTGAAACTCGCGCAGCCACTTGCGCGCAGCGGCATTGTCGTCCTTGTAATTGACGCCGTAGATCACCACGCCCTGCTCTGCCAGCGCGTTCAGCACAGGGTGCTCGACCTTGCACGACACGCACCAGGTCGCCCATACGTTGAGCAGCGCCGGCTTGCCCTTGAGATCATCCTGCGTGAGCAGCTGTTGCTCGTCGGTCACAGAAGGCAGCGAGAAAGCAGGCACCGGCTTGCCGATGAGGGCCGACGGCAATTCGGACGGATCGAGGAACAGCCCCCGGTAGAGGAACACCGCTACCACCAGGAATATCACCAGCGGTAGCAACAACAGCAGTCTTCTCACATCAGGCTCCTTGTCCTGCCAGCCCCAGCGCTTCACGCACCCGGGTCTTGACCTTCACTCGATAACGCCGGTCGCTCGCCGCCAGCACGCCGCCGAATGCCATCATCAGACCGCCGAGCCAGATCCAGCGTACGAAGGGCTTGATGTGCACGCGCACCGCCCAGGCACCATCGCCCAGTGGCTCACCGAGCGCCACGTAGAGATCGCGGGTAAATCCAGGGTCGATACCTGCTTCGGTCATCGGCATCTGCTGCACCGTGTAAAGCCGCTTTTCCGGATGCAACGTCGCGATCTGGCGCTCGCCATCGAACACGCGGACCGTAGCCCGATCGGAAGTAAAGTTCGGCCCTTCGTGGTGCTCGGCACCGTCGAAGACGAAATGGTAGCCACCCAGCTCGAGCGACTCGCCAGGCGCCAGACGCAGGTCCCGCTCCGCGCTCTGATGGCTGGTCAGCACCACGCCAATCGCGCAGACCGCAAGGCCCAGGTGCGCCAGGTGCATGCCCCAGTAGCTCGGGCTTAGGCCGCGTGCGCCTTTGACCAGTCCCTTGTGACGAGTCTTGTCGAGCAGGTCGCGCACTGCAGCCAGGACGACCCAGGCCGCCAGCAGACAGACCGCCAGCACAGCGAAATTGAAGTCACCGAAGACCAGCGAACCAAGGCCTCCAAGCACCACGGCCGCGATCAGCACCGGACCGAGCATGCCCAGCAGCCATTTCAGCGGCGTATCCTTCCAGCGCACCAGCACGCCAACACCGAGCGTCAGCATCAGTGCCGCCATCAAGGGCACGAACATGGCATTGAAATAGGGTGGCCCGACCGACAGCTTGGCACCGGAAATGGCGTCCAGCAGCAGCGGGTAAAGCGTGCCGAGCAGAATCATCGCAGTGGCCACGACCAGCAGCAGGTTGTTCACTAGCAACAGGGTTTCTCGCGACCAGAGCCCGAAGCCAACCTGACTCTTGACCACCGGCGCGCGCAGCGCGAACAGGGTCAGCGAGCTGCCGACCACGAGCAGCAGGAATACCAGGACGAACACACCGCGCTCCGGATCGGTGGCGAACGCGTGCACCGAGGTCAGCACGCCGGAACGGACCAGGAAGGTGCCCAGCAGGCTGAGGGAGAACGCGGCGATGGCGAGCAGGACCGTCCAGCTCTTGAACACTCCGCGCTTCTCGGTCACTGCCAGCGAGTGGATCAGCGCGGTACCGACCAGCCAGGGCATGAAGGAGGCATTTTCCACCGGATCCCAGAACCACCAGCCGCCCCAGCCGAGTTCATAGTAGGCCCACCACGAACCGAGCGAGATGCCGACACCGAGGAAGGCCCAGGCCACCAGCGTCCAGGGACGCGACCAGCGCGCCCAGGCGGCATCGAGGCGGCCGCCCAGCAAAGCGGCGATGGCAAAGGCAAAGGCCACCGAAAAGCCGACGTAACCCATGTAGAGCATCGGCGGGTGCACGATCAGGCCGAAATCCTGCAGCAGCGGATTGAGATCGCGCCCATCGCCCGGCGCCTGCGGCAACAGGCGGGTAAACGGGTTGGAGGTGACGATGAGAAACAGCAGGAAGCCGACGCTGATCAACCCCATTACGCCGAGCACGCGCGCCAGCATGTCCTCCGGCAATTGCCGCGAAAAGACCGCCACGGCAAAGGTCCAGCCGGACAGAATGAACGCCCAGAGCAGCAGCGAACCCTCGTGCGCCCCCCACACCGCACTGAACTTGTAATACCAGGGCAATGCGCTGTTGGAGTTCTGCGCCACGTAGGCGACTGAGAAGTCGTCGACCATGAACGCATAGCTCAGGCAAACGAAGGCGAAGGCGAGGAAAACGAACTGGCCATAGGCCGCCGGCTGCCCCAGCCCCATCCACATACGGTCGCCACGCCAAGCGCCGATCAGCGGCAGAGTCGCCTGCACGGCCGCCAGGCACAAGGCAAGGATCATGGCCAGATGGCCGAGCTCCGGAATCATTTCTGATACTCCTGCTTGCCGCCTTCGTAGTGTTTCATCATGCCGCTCTTTTCCAGGGCCTGACTGACCTCCGGCGGCATGTAGTTTTCATCGTGCTTGGCCAGCACCTCATCGGCGACCAACACGCCCTCCTCGTTCACCCGTCCGAGCGCGACGATGCCCTGACCTTCACGGAACAGGTCAGGAAGGATGCCCTGATAGCGGATGGTCACCGTGGCGGCGCCATCGGTTACGCGAAAGGCCACGCTCAACGAATCATTGCTGCGCTGTACCGACCCGTTCTCGACCAGGCCGCCTGCTCGAATACGCGTTCCCTGCGGCGCCTCGCCGGCCGCGATCTGGCTTGGCGTGTAGAACAGGTTGATGTTCTGCTGCAGCGCCGACAAGGCCAGGGCCACCGCGATGCCCACCCCGGCCAGGATCGCCAGGACGATGAACAGCCGCTTTTTGCGCACCGGATTCACTTCACTTCCTCCCGGCGCAAACGGCGCGCCTCTTCTTGCAGGTGACGCCGACGCGCCAGCAGCGGCAGCGCGACGTTGAGCAGCAGGACCGCCAGGCTGATGCCGTAGGATGTCCAGACATAGACGCCATGGTTGCCCATGGCGACGAATTCGGCGAAGGATGAAAAATTCACGCGTCTTTCCCCACCAGCGTTCTGATCTCGGACTTCACCCAGCTGCTGCGCGACTCGCGTCGCAGCACTTCCAGACGCATGCGCATCAACAGCACCGTGGCGAAGAAGCAGTAGAAGCCGATCACCATGATCAGCAGCGGCAGCCACATTTCCACGGGCATCGCCGGCTTTTCGGTGATCTTGAACGTCGCCGGCTGGTGCAGTGTGTTCCACCACTCGACCGAATACTTGATGATCGGGATATTCACCACGCCGACGATCGCCAGGACCGCGCAGGCCTTCGCCGCACTGTCACGGTTGCTGATCGCCTGACCGAGCGCAATGACACCGAAGTACAGGAACAGAAGGATGAGCATGGAGGTCAGCCGAGCATCCCAGACCCACCAGGCGCCCCAGGTCGGCTTGCCCCACACCGCGCCGGTGAGCAAGGCGATGAAGGTCATCCAGGCGCCGATCGGCGCAGCCTGCTGCAGGGCGACATCGGCGAGTTTCATTTTCCAGATCAGCCCGACCGCACCCGCCACGGCGAGCATTACGTAGACCGACTGGGCGAGAAACGCGGCGGGCACATGGATGTAGATGATCCGAAAGCTGTTGCCCTGCTGGTAGTCCTGCGGCGCGAAGGCCAAGGCCCAAACGGTACCAACGACGATCAGAACCCCGGCTGCCCAGGCGAACCAGGGCAACCAGCGGCCACTGATTTCGTAGAACCATTTGGGCGAACCCAGCTTGTGAAACCACGTCCAATTCATCGCAAGACTCATCGCTAGGGGAGGCTCTCAGGGCCTCCGACTGTCGGAAAACCTCATTCGCCGACGCTGATTCTCAGGCCAGCGGCGATTGCAAAGGGGGTCAGAGTAACCGCCAGGGCGGTCAGGCTGGCCAGCCACAACAGATGACCGGCCGCCGGCAATCCCTGCAGCGCCGCCTGGAGTGCCCCGCTGCCAAGAATCAGTACCGGGATATACAGCGGCAGAATCAGCAAGGCCAGCAACAGGCCGCCCCGCTTGAGACCGACGGTCAGTGCCGCACCAACCGCGCCGAGCAGGCTGAGAATGGGCGTTCCCAGCAGCAACGACAGCAGGAGCACCGGCAGGGTGCGAAGCGGCAGGCCCAGCATCATGCCGAGCAGCGGCGCCAGTAAAACCAGCGCCAGACCGGAAAAGACCCAGTGTGCCAGCACCTTGGCAAGCACCAGAAGCGGCAGAGGGTGCGGCGAAACGACCCACTGCTCCAGAGAGCCATCCTCGAAATCGCTACGGAACAGCCCGTCCAGCGAGAGCAGCACGGCCAGCAATGCCGCTACCCAGACCAGGCCCGGCGAAATGCTCTGCAACAGTTGCGACTCCGGGCCGACAGCCAGAGGGAACAGCGCGATGACGATGGCGAAGAACACCAAGGGGTTGGCCAGCTCTGCCGGCCGACGGAACAACAGGCGGCTTTCGCGTGCCAGCAGTAGCGTGAAGACGTTACTCATGCCGCGCGCTGCCCCAGGTCGAGTTCACGGTAGCCGGAGGGCGTCTGCGCCAGGCTGTGATGGGTGGTCAGCACCACCAGTCCGCCCGCCTCGCAGTGCTGGGTCAGGTGCGCCTCGAGCTGGGCGACCCCGAGCTTGTCCAGCGCGGTAAAGGGCTCGTCGAGGACCCACAAGGGCGGCGGCGCGAGATAGAGTCGGGCCAGCGCGACTCGACGCTGCTGGCCGGCCGACAAGGTATGACAGGGCACATCTTCGAAACCACGCAGTCCGACGTTGGCCAGCGCCTGCCAGATGGCCTCTCGCTCGGCGGGCTGATGCAGCGCACAGAGCCAGCTGAGGTTTTCTTCTGCGGTGAGCAGCCCCTTGATACCGGCTGCGTGCCCGATCCACAGGAGGTTGCGCGCCAGCTCGCCCCGTTGGGCCTGTAACGGCGCGCCCTTGAGCAGCACCTCGCCGGCAGTCGGTTGCATCAGACCGCAGAGCAAGCGCAACAGGCTGGTCTTGCCACTGCCGTTGGGCCCGGCAATCTGCAGCATGTCGCCACGATCCAGGCGGAGATCCAGCCGCTCGAACAACAGACGCCAGTCCCGCTCGCAGGCGAGCGCCACGGCTTCGAGAAAGGGTGTTGTCACGCTGGCGGCACCTCAAGATGGAAAAAGCTCAGCCGCTATACTCTGGCGGCTGGCCGGGCGGTCGCGATTATACATGCCAGGCTCTCGTGCCGAAGGCAGCGAACGCGAAAGGTTGTAAGCGCATTTGAGGGGAAGATGACCGAGATCAAGAGCGTCCAGGCCATGCCGCCGGCAGCTGCCGTGCGCAACAGCACGGCAGCCGTGGATCTCGCCTTGCGCCTGCTACAGCCCATGCAAGGTCTGCTCGGTCCTGGCGAGACCGCTGAGGCCGAGGTCGTATCGATCAAGGAAGCGCTGCAGAGCTTTCAGCTGGTACTGCGCCTGACACAGGAGAACGGTCGGCAGACCACGCTTGAGGCTACCAGCACCAAGCCCGTCCTGCCCGGCGCGACCTACGCAGTCGCGGCGCTCTCCGACAGCCGACTCATGGCACAACTGCAACCTGGGCGCAGCCAGCCGCTGCAGAGTATTGACCTCTCGCTGCTGCCGGTCGGCACGGTCATTCAGGGCAAGGTCGTCGGCAGCGCCCAGCTGACCGATGCCAGTGGTCGTCCCAGCTTTCAGATTGCGTTCAAGCTGCTCGACACCCCGCTGTCCGGGCAGACGATGCTGATCGAGTCCAGCCGCCCGCTGGCGCTGGGCAGCCTGATGACCGCTCAGGTTCAGGGCGGGCAGGCGCTGAACTTCATTCCGCTCGGCGGCCTGCTTGACCAGTTGCAGCTATCCCAGCACCTCGCGGCGCAGCAAGGTCGACAGGCTTCGCTCGAAGGGGTTTTCCATGCCCTGCAGGGCATGGGCAACAACCTGCCGGAAAATTTGCGCAGCACGGTGTCGCAGTTGCTCGGGCTCGTGCCCGATGTCGAACAGCTCGGCGACCCGAAAACCCTCGCCCAGACATTGAGCGCGAGCGGCGTCTTCCTCGAGGCGCGCCTGCTCGCCGGACTCACAGGTAGCGCCCCGGCCGATGTCAAGGCACTGCTGCTCCGGCTGCTGGCGCAGCTGCCAACCCAGCCAACCAGCACGCCGCAGCTGGCGGCGCAATCAGGCGCCGGCTTCGGTCAGGCGTTGCCCGCCTTCGCGCGTCAGGCGCTCGGCGCCCTCGGCCAGGCCAACACCCAGCAACTGGCCCTCAATTTCCCCTTGGGCGCCAGGCTCCCGGCCGGCATGGAAGAAGAAGCCGACCTGGAAATGCTTCTCAAACTGGCCGCCGCCGCCGTTTCGCGTCTGCAGACCCACCAGCTCTCGAGCCTGGCGCAAACGCACGTCACCCCGGACGGCAGCCAGTTGACCACCTGGCAACTGGAGTTGCCCATGCGCGATCGCCAGGACGTCGTGCCGCTGCAGATCAAGCTACAACGTGAGGCGCCAGCGCGCGAAAACAGCAAGGAGCAGCCTGAGCCCTTGTGGCGTGTGGAACTGGCATTTGATCTCGCGCCGCTGGGCCCGCTGCAGGTCCAGGCTCAACTCCAGCGCGGCTGCCTGTCCAGCCAGCTCTGGGCGGAACGGGCGAGCACCGCAAGCCTGGTCAGCGCCGAGCTCGAACACTTGCGCGAACGCCTGCTGTCAGCGGGCCTGCAAGTCGGCCAGCTCGACTGCCGCCAAGGTACGCCGCCCCAAGGCCCACGCACTTCGCTGGAGCAACGCTTCGTGGACGAAACCGCATGACCACCTCCCCGCCCCGCCAGGCCATCGCCCTTAACTACGATGGCCAGAACACCCCGACGCTAACCGCCAAGGGTGACGACGAGTTGGCAGAGGCCATTCTCGCGCTGGCGCGCGAACATGAGGTTCCCATCTACGAAAATGCTGACCTGGTGCGCCTGCTGGCGCGCATGGAACTGGGGGACGCGATCCCCGAGTCGCTTTATCGCACCATCGCCGAAATCATCGCGTTCGCCTGGTACCTCAAGGGCAAGTGCCCTGCCGGGTTCGAACCCAATCCTGGCGAGCCGGCAGCGCCTCAGCGTCCTATGCTCACGGGCCCAAAGCACTGAAGTAGGTCAGTTCCTCTGCCCCACTGGCCTGCGGCAGGTCGGCCAGTTGCCAGGCGAAATAGCCTTCGCGGAAGTAGAACACCTGCTCGTAGCCCCAGGCGACCGCCATCTGCGCTGCCAGCGCACCGCTGGGGCAGACTTCGCTGTCGCAATAGACAACGAGCGGCGCATGGCGCGGCAGGTCTGCCGAGGCAAGGCTTTGGAAACGGGTCGCCAGATCCAGATGCAGGGCCCCCTGAATGTGTCCCCAGGCCCACTCACGCTCCGGCCGCACGTCGACGAAGATTGCGCCCAGCTCGTGCAGCTGCCTGGCCTGGGCGATATTCACGGTCAGCGCACCGGCCACCGAATCCGGCGCCTCGCCGGCCTGGACGCCAGCCGGTACCAGCACGAAGAACAGCATCAGAATACGCAGCATCGCTCCTCCTCCCTGTTGATCAGGGGGCAGCGGACCAAGGGTCGATATGCGTTGGAGGGTGACGCAGCAGCCACGGTTCCGCACTACGGGGAATCCGATGGCTCAGGGCTTTTGTCGGGCCTTGTGCAGCTTGCTCATGAGTTCGGCTTCGGACTGCGACAGCCCGCAGGATTGCGTCAGATCATCGACGCTGGCGCCCATGCCAACCAGCTTGGCGGCCTGGGAGAAGGAAAAATTGTTCGGGTCACGCTGCTCGAGCTGGACCATCCGCTCGGGCAGCGGCGACACCACACGATTGAGTTCATCGAGCCGCTCGCCCATGCGCATGCTGCCTTCGGCGAATACCTCCAGCTGCTGGGCGAGCTCCTTGATCCGTCGATCGCGGATCGCGTCGCGCTTGGCCTGCTCCTCCGCCTGGCGCCGCTGCTGCTTGAGCAGCCACAGGCAGAAGCCGAGCAAGCCCAGGCACCCCACCGCCAAGGCTACGACCGACGCGACCAGCGACAGGATCAGCATGTATCAGATGCTCTCAAGTTCCGCCCATTCTTCTTCGCTCATCATCTTGTCGAGTTCGACCAGAATCAGCAGTTCGCCGTTCTTGTTGCACACGCCCTGGATGAACTTGGCCGACTCGTCATTACCGACGTTCGGCGCCGTCTCGATCTCCGACTGCCGCAGGTAGACCACCTCGGCGACGCTATCGACCATGATGCCGATCACCTGGCGGTCGGCCTCGATGATGACGATACGAGTATTGTCGCTGACCGGGGCCGGCGCCAGGCCGAAGCGCTGACGGGTGTCGATCACGGTCACCACGTTGCCACGCAGGTTGATGATGCCCAGCACATAGCTCGGCGCACCGGGGACCGGCGCGATTTCGCTATAGCGCAGCACTTCCTGGACCTGCATCACGTTGATGCCATAGGTCTCGTTATCCAGACGGAACGTCACCCACTGCAGTACGGGATCTTCGGCACCCTGCGCGGAAGTCATCTTCATAGTCTCACCTTCTCCAGAACCGCAACGGCGGTCGTCTTATCGGGGGCGGGCAGTGCCCGCGGCAAATGGGTTACTCAGTGCCTTGCAGCTGAGGGACGCAACTGACGAATCGCGCCACTGGCGATCAGCTCGGCCAGCGCCGTCACGTCCATCAGTGCACACATGTGCTCGATCACCGTCCCGGCCAGCCACGGTCTTTGCGTACGCTGCGTGCGCCACTTGACCTCGCTCGGGTCGAGGCGAATGGAGCGGCTGACCTGATGCACTGCCAAGCCCCACTCGTAGCCCTGCACGGAAATGACGTATTGCAACCCTTCGCGGAAATCGTCTCGGTAGCGGTCGGGCATCACCCAGCGCGCCGTGTCGAGCACCTTGAGGTTGCCGGCCTGCGAGGGCAGGATGCCGAGGAACCAGTCGGGCTGGCCAAACAAGGGCGTCAGCTCCTGTCCTTCAAGCGGATAGATCGAGCCCAGGCAGACCAACGGTACGGCAAGGGTCAGTCCGGCGACGTCGAACAGCAGGCACTCGAAGGGCTCCCGCGCCCAGTCTGGCTGACCATCGAGCGCTGGCCCGGCGGGCTCCGCGGGTTCTGGTTCGGGCTGCACCAGTGGCACCACCGGTGCGACGACAACCTCCTCCACCACCCGCAAATGCACCGGCTCGACGGGGGCCGGGGCTACAGGCGGCTGCGCAGCGGGCGGCACGGTCTGCTGACGCTGGTGGTCGCGCTGCTGCTCTTCGAGCACCGCCGCCTGGAACTCGTCAAGGGTGACCGAGGCCAGCGGAGCCTGCTCGAGTTCCTGCGTCGCATCCTGCAACAGCGCGTCGAGATAGGACTGCAGGGCCAGCTGGGAGCGCGTTTCGGCTATGACGGGGCGACTCATCGAATCAGTCCGCTATGGAATTCGTTACAGGCTATCGGCCGCTGGCGCGGCGAACTTGAGCGAGGCGCATGGCAGTTCGTCGACACGTCAGGCCACCTGCGGCGACGCCTGGCGCGCCAGCAGATGCTTGAGCAGCGCCTTGTAGGCGAGTACGGCCCGGCTGCCGGGATCGAACTGCGAAGGCGTGACGCCGGCACGGCTGGCATCACGCAGGCGGGTATCGACCGGAATGAATGCCGGCCACAGATTCTCTTCGTAGCCCGCCCGCAGCACCTTGAGCGTATTCATCGACGCCTGCGTCCGGCGATCGAAGAGTGTCGGAACGATGACGTAGGGCAGCGGCTGGCGCCGCGAACGATTGATCATCGCCAGCGTGCCGACCATCCGCTCCAGGCCCTTCATGGCGAGAAATTCGGTCTGTACCGGAATGATCAGCTGCTGGCTAGCGGCGAGCGCGTTGACCATCAGCACGC is part of the Stutzerimonas balearica DSM 6083 genome and harbors:
- the ccmD gene encoding heme exporter protein CcmD — translated: MNFSSFAEFVAMGNHGVYVWTSYGISLAVLLLNVALPLLARRRHLQEEARRLRREEVK
- a CDS encoding cytochrome c-type biogenesis protein is translated as MMRSLLAVFVGLLISLVAYGAIDTYEFRDEAERERYRTLTEELRCPKCQNQNIADSNAPIAMDLRKEIFRMLEEGQSNDQIIDYLVARYGDFVRYRPPVTKTTLLLWYGPAALLTLGLGVLAFIIVRRRRVDSTPAAQTLTEAERQRLASLLDKKEP
- a CDS encoding chemotaxis protein CheW, which encodes MKMTSAQGAEDPVLQWVTFRLDNETYGINVMQVQEVLRYSEIAPVPGAPSYVLGIINLRGNVVTVIDTRQRFGLAPAPVSDNTRIVIIEADRQVIGIMVDSVAEVVYLRQSEIETAPNVGNDESAKFIQGVCNKNGELLILVELDKMMSEEEWAELESI
- the ccmI gene encoding c-type cytochrome biogenesis protein CcmI; its protein translation is MTDFWIAAGLLLLAALAILLLPIMRGRKAQAEEDRTALNVALYQERLDELSAQFAAGTLTEAQYEAGKADAARELLSDTEGAEPQRSGRLGRAVPLILAFLVPLLGFGLYLHWGASDKVLLARQFSEQPRSMEEMVVRLEQAVEAQPDSAEGWYFLGRAYMSQERPADSAKAFERVIALAGRQPELLGQLAQARYFANDRQWSEELQALTDEALKGDPQEVTTLGLLGIAAFEEKRYADAIGYWERLVATLPEQDPSREAIQGGIARARQELGDAAPAVPPAVAQQAVTLQVQVDLAPELKTKVDQQDSVFVFARAVSGPKIPLAVKRLSVADLPAKVSLGDADAMMPQLKMSNYSQVQLTARISREGNATKGQWIGQSEVLEPAADAPGVSLVIDSPDGQ
- a CDS encoding EscU/YscU/HrcU family type III secretion system export apparatus switch protein — translated: MTTSPPRQAIALNYDGQNTPTLTAKGDDELAEAILALAREHEVPIYENADLVRLLARMELGDAIPESLYRTIAEIIAFAWYLKGKCPAGFEPNPGEPAAPQRPMLTGPKH
- a CDS encoding heme lyase CcmF/NrfE family subunit, whose product is MIPELGHLAMILALCLAAVQATLPLIGAWRGDRMWMGLGQPAAYGQFVFLAFAFVCLSYAFMVDDFSVAYVAQNSNSALPWYYKFSAVWGAHEGSLLLWAFILSGWTFAVAVFSRQLPEDMLARVLGVMGLISVGFLLFLIVTSNPFTRLLPQAPGDGRDLNPLLQDFGLIVHPPMLYMGYVGFSVAFAFAIAALLGGRLDAAWARWSRPWTLVAWAFLGVGISLGSWWAYYELGWGGWWFWDPVENASFMPWLVGTALIHSLAVTEKRGVFKSWTVLLAIAAFSLSLLGTFLVRSGVLTSVHAFATDPERGVFVLVFLLLVVGSSLTLFALRAPVVKSQVGFGLWSRETLLLVNNLLLVVATAMILLGTLYPLLLDAISGAKLSVGPPYFNAMFVPLMAALMLTLGVGVLVRWKDTPLKWLLGMLGPVLIAAVVLGGLGSLVFGDFNFAVLAVCLLAAWVVLAAVRDLLDKTRHKGLVKGARGLSPSYWGMHLAHLGLAVCAIGVVLTSHQSAERDLRLAPGESLELGGYHFVFDGAEHHEGPNFTSDRATVRVFDGERQIATLHPEKRLYTVQQMPMTEAGIDPGFTRDLYVALGEPLGDGAWAVRVHIKPFVRWIWLGGLMMAFGGVLAASDRRYRVKVKTRVREALGLAGQGA
- the ccmB gene encoding heme exporter protein CcmB — its product is MSNVFTLLLARESRLLFRRPAELANPLVFFAIVIALFPLAVGPESQLLQSISPGLVWVAALLAVLLSLDGLFRSDFEDGSLEQWVVSPHPLPLLVLAKVLAHWVFSGLALVLLAPLLGMMLGLPLRTLPVLLLSLLLGTPILSLLGAVGAALTVGLKRGGLLLALLILPLYIPVLILGSGALQAALQGLPAAGHLLWLASLTALAVTLTPFAIAAGLRISVGE
- a CDS encoding DsbE family thiol:disulfide interchange protein, producing MRRLLLLLPLVIFLVVAVFLYRGLFLDPSELPSALIGKPVPAFSLPSVTDEQQLLTQDDLKGKPALLNVWATWCVSCKVEHPVLNALAEQGVVIYGVNYKDDNAAARKWLREFHNPYQLDIRDEQGSLGLDLGVYGAPETFLIDKQGVIRHKFVGVIDERVWREQLAPLYQALVDEK
- a CDS encoding DUF2802 domain-containing protein; the protein is MLILSLVASVVALAVGCLGLLGFCLWLLKQQRRQAEEQAKRDAIRDRRIKELAQQLEVFAEGSMRMGERLDELNRVVSPLPERMVQLEQRDPNNFSFSQAAKLVGMGASVDDLTQSCGLSQSEAELMSKLHKARQKP
- the ccmE gene encoding cytochrome c maturation protein CcmE, yielding MNPVRKKRLFIVLAILAGVGIAVALALSALQQNINLFYTPSQIAAGEAPQGTRIRAGGLVENGSVQRSNDSLSVAFRVTDGAATVTIRYQGILPDLFREGQGIVALGRVNEEGVLVADEVLAKHDENYMPPEVSQALEKSGMMKHYEGGKQEYQK
- a CDS encoding rhodanese-like domain-containing protein, producing the protein MLRILMLFFVLVPAGVQAGEAPDSVAGALTVNIAQARQLHELGAIFVDVRPEREWAWGHIQGALHLDLATRFQSLASADLPRHAPLVVYCDSEVCPSGALAAQMAVAWGYEQVFYFREGYFAWQLADLPQASGAEELTYFSALGP
- a CDS encoding heme ABC transporter permease; this encodes MNWTWFHKLGSPKWFYEISGRWLPWFAWAAGVLIVVGTVWALAFAPQDYQQGNSFRIIYIHVPAAFLAQSVYVMLAVAGAVGLIWKMKLADVALQQAAPIGAWMTFIALLTGAVWGKPTWGAWWVWDARLTSMLILLFLYFGVIALGQAISNRDSAAKACAVLAIVGVVNIPIIKYSVEWWNTLHQPATFKITEKPAMPVEMWLPLLIMVIGFYCFFATVLLMRMRLEVLRRESRSSWVKSEIRTLVGKDA
- the fliK gene encoding flagellar hook-length control protein FliK, with the translated sequence MTEIKSVQAMPPAAAVRNSTAAVDLALRLLQPMQGLLGPGETAEAEVVSIKEALQSFQLVLRLTQENGRQTTLEATSTKPVLPGATYAVAALSDSRLMAQLQPGRSQPLQSIDLSLLPVGTVIQGKVVGSAQLTDASGRPSFQIAFKLLDTPLSGQTMLIESSRPLALGSLMTAQVQGGQALNFIPLGGLLDQLQLSQHLAAQQGRQASLEGVFHALQGMGNNLPENLRSTVSQLLGLVPDVEQLGDPKTLAQTLSASGVFLEARLLAGLTGSAPADVKALLLRLLAQLPTQPTSTPQLAAQSGAGFGQALPAFARQALGALGQANTQQLALNFPLGARLPAGMEEEADLEMLLKLAAAAVSRLQTHQLSSLAQTHVTPDGSQLTTWQLELPMRDRQDVVPLQIKLQREAPARENSKEQPEPLWRVELAFDLAPLGPLQVQAQLQRGCLSSQLWAERASTASLVSAELEHLRERLLSAGLQVGQLDCRQGTPPQGPRTSLEQRFVDETA
- the ccmA gene encoding cytochrome c biogenesis heme-transporting ATPase CcmA yields the protein MTTPFLEAVALACERDWRLLFERLDLRLDRGDMLQIAGPNGSGKTSLLRLLCGLMQPTAGEVLLKGAPLQAQRGELARNLLWIGHAAGIKGLLTAEENLSWLCALHQPAEREAIWQALANVGLRGFEDVPCHTLSAGQQRRVALARLYLAPPPLWVLDEPFTALDKLGVAQLEAHLTQHCEAGGLVVLTTHHSLAQTPSGYRELDLGQRAA